A single Bacillus sp. HMF5848 DNA region contains:
- a CDS encoding Crp/Fnr family transcriptional regulator encodes MNKVNIALILRNFSIFKELTDDELQKIVEVTQTREFQKNSHVFMQEESMSTVYFIEEGIIKIYRIDFNGREQIVSVLREGEMFPHIGFFKKGNYPANAIVVERAKLIAISVSDFEQVLLNYPEVSVKLFRVMGEKIIDLQNRLEAQILNNIYEQVIKLLLRLGQTHGSKGENHKTTLSTYFTNKELANMIGSTRETVSRTITKLKKKELVTTNEEGNFVLETSLLKEELYNELD; translated from the coding sequence ATGAATAAAGTTAATATTGCTTTGATTTTGCGCAATTTTTCAATATTTAAAGAGTTAACAGATGATGAGCTACAAAAAATAGTAGAAGTTACACAAACGAGAGAATTCCAAAAAAATAGTCATGTCTTTATGCAAGAAGAATCTATGTCAACAGTGTATTTTATTGAGGAAGGTATTATAAAAATATATCGAATTGACTTCAATGGTCGTGAACAAATTGTGTCAGTTTTACGTGAAGGAGAGATGTTTCCTCACATTGGCTTTTTCAAGAAAGGGAATTATCCTGCTAATGCTATTGTTGTAGAGCGTGCTAAGCTTATAGCAATATCTGTTAGTGATTTTGAGCAAGTCCTATTAAACTATCCTGAGGTTTCTGTGAAGCTGTTTCGTGTAATGGGAGAAAAAATAATTGATCTGCAAAATCGTTTAGAAGCACAAATACTAAATAATATTTATGAACAAGTAATAAAATTGTTGCTTCGTCTCGGTCAAACGCATGGTAGTAAAGGAGAAAATCATAAAACTACATTATCTACATATTTTACGAATAAGGAATTAGCTAATATGATTGGTTCCACACGTGAAACGGTGAGTCGAACAATCACAAAGCTAAAGAAAAAGGAGTTAGTAACGACAAACGAGGAAGGAAACTTTGTTTTGGAAACGTCATTATTAAAAGAAGAACTTTATAACGAGCTAGACTAA
- the abc-f gene encoding ribosomal protection-like ABC-F family protein, with protein sequence MITVAMQSVSKMFGGHLIFEDLSLEIKEGETVGLVGPNGCGKTTIFKLIAGLEDVDNGAIHLKKGTNVGYLAQIPEYQEDKTVQEVLELAFDEVKNIEVEMKKLEQEMATSNDAILDRILIQYGALQEQFTRLGGYEADAEIKAVANGLSLSALLNNSFALLSGGEKTKVSLGLLLLQKPELLLLDEPTNHLDVSAIEWLEQYIKHYSGTTIVISHDRYFLDEVVTSVYELEDGIIQMYEKHNYSEYVKAKEQSLLEEFAAYKEQQKVIKKMKEAIRRLRQWAHEGDNEKFYKKANSMQKALDRMEKIKRPILERNAINLQFDMTDRSGKDVFVFKDVCKSYDNKQLFNNVSFVVWHKDRVAIVGNNGTGKSTLLKMISESVKADSGYAHVGSNVKIGYLSQTSPFTDESQTIIDAFRDEVYVTEGEARQILAKFLFYGGTVFKKTSGLSGGERMRLRLAQLMYQDINTLVLDEPTNHLDIQSREVLEEALNEFDGTIFAVSHDRYFLNKLFTRILWLENESVVEYIGNYDEAKLKKIQLTNEQPTRQRVEIQQTKTQNNHQKQRTNRQCSQDNIEKQIEDLELKIEKIAEDMLNMQNLQILVELQAKKENLTKECEDLYRKLVEA encoded by the coding sequence AGAAGACGTTGACAACGGAGCAATACATTTGAAAAAGGGAACGAACGTAGGGTATCTTGCCCAGATTCCTGAGTATCAAGAAGACAAGACTGTTCAAGAAGTGCTAGAGCTTGCGTTTGATGAAGTGAAAAATATTGAAGTCGAAATGAAAAAGCTAGAACAAGAAATGGCTACAAGTAATGATGCGATATTAGATAGAATTTTGATTCAATATGGAGCGCTACAGGAGCAGTTTACACGGTTAGGTGGGTATGAAGCAGATGCAGAGATAAAGGCAGTAGCGAACGGTCTATCCTTAAGCGCATTACTTAATAATTCTTTCGCGTTGTTAAGTGGGGGTGAAAAAACTAAGGTGAGTCTCGGGCTTTTGCTATTACAAAAACCTGAACTTCTTTTACTCGATGAGCCAACAAATCATTTAGATGTAAGTGCAATCGAATGGTTAGAGCAATATATTAAGCATTACTCCGGTACTACAATTGTAATTTCACATGATCGGTATTTTCTTGATGAGGTAGTAACATCTGTGTACGAGCTGGAGGATGGTATCATTCAGATGTATGAAAAGCATAATTACTCTGAATATGTAAAAGCAAAGGAGCAGAGTCTGCTAGAAGAATTTGCAGCTTATAAGGAGCAGCAAAAGGTAATAAAAAAGATGAAAGAAGCCATTCGTCGTTTACGGCAGTGGGCACACGAAGGAGATAATGAAAAATTTTATAAAAAAGCAAACAGTATGCAGAAAGCTCTGGATCGAATGGAAAAAATCAAGCGTCCGATACTTGAGCGAAACGCAATTAATTTACAATTTGATATGACAGATCGAAGTGGCAAAGATGTGTTTGTATTTAAAGATGTGTGTAAATCTTATGATAATAAGCAGTTATTTAATAATGTAAGCTTTGTTGTGTGGCATAAGGATAGGGTTGCCATTGTTGGGAACAATGGAACAGGTAAGTCTACACTGTTAAAAATGATTTCTGAATCTGTGAAGGCTGATAGTGGATATGCTCATGTAGGTAGTAATGTAAAAATAGGCTATCTTTCTCAAACTTCCCCATTTACTGATGAATCACAAACTATAATTGATGCCTTTCGTGATGAAGTTTATGTCACGGAGGGGGAAGCACGACAAATATTGGCGAAGTTTTTGTTTTATGGAGGTACTGTTTTCAAAAAAACATCTGGGCTTAGCGGTGGAGAACGTATGCGATTACGCCTAGCGCAGCTGATGTACCAGGATATAAACACACTTGTCCTTGATGAACCAACGAATCATCTTGATATTCAATCACGAGAAGTTCTTGAGGAAGCTTTGAATGAGTTTGATGGGACAATATTTGCAGTGTCTCATGACCGCTATTTTCTTAATAAGCTATTTACGAGAATATTGTGGTTAGAAAACGAGAGTGTTGTGGAGTATATTGGGAATTATGATGAAGCTAAATTGAAAAAAATACAGCTAACAAATGAACAACCAACTAGACAAAGAGTCGAAATTCAACAAACAAAAACGCAAAATAATCATCAAAAGCAACGAACAAACAGACAATGTTCACAAGATAATATTGAAAAGCAAATAGAGGATTTAGAGCTTAAAATAGAAAAAATAGCTGAAGATATGTTAAACATGCAGAATTTACAAATACTAGTTGAATTACAAGCTAAGAAGGAAAACCTTACTAAAGAATGTGAGGATTTATATCGGAAATTAGTTGAAGCGTAA